Proteins encoded within one genomic window of Cryptosporangium minutisporangium:
- the disA gene encoding DNA integrity scanning diadenylate cyclase DisA — protein sequence MPGGTAVVGTERDEQLRQTLARIAPGTSLRDGLDRILRGSTGALIVFGHDKTVDAISTGGFPLDVEFTPTGLRELAKMDGALVLSNDGSRIVRAAVHLMPDSSIPAVESGTRHRTAERVSKQTGFPVISVSQSMRIIGLYVGGTRYVLDETSSILSKANQALATLERYKLRLDEVSGTLSALEIEDLVTVRDAMSVTQRLEMVRRISDEIAGYVIELGTDGRLLKLQLDELMAGVDADRELVIRDYLPSGRRTRSVADVLDDLDRLSATELLDLTLVARGVGYPATADTLEGAVSPRGYRLLAKVPRLPGAVIDRLVEHFGGLQKLLGATVDDLRAVEGVGDARARSVREGLSRLAESSILERYV from the coding sequence TGAGCAGCTCCGGCAAACGCTCGCCCGGATCGCGCCGGGTACCTCCCTGCGGGACGGACTCGACCGGATTCTGCGCGGTAGCACCGGTGCCCTGATCGTTTTCGGACACGACAAGACCGTCGACGCGATCTCGACCGGCGGCTTCCCGCTCGACGTCGAGTTCACCCCCACCGGGCTTCGTGAGCTGGCGAAAATGGACGGTGCGCTGGTGCTGTCCAACGACGGCTCGCGGATCGTGCGGGCCGCCGTGCACCTGATGCCCGACTCGTCGATACCGGCGGTCGAGTCCGGCACCCGGCACCGCACCGCCGAGCGGGTGTCCAAGCAGACCGGCTTCCCGGTGATCTCGGTCAGCCAGTCGATGCGCATCATCGGGCTCTACGTCGGCGGCACCCGCTACGTGCTGGACGAGACGTCGTCGATCCTGTCGAAGGCCAACCAGGCACTCGCGACGCTGGAGCGCTACAAGCTGCGGCTCGACGAGGTGTCCGGCACCCTGTCGGCGCTGGAGATCGAAGACCTGGTCACGGTCCGCGACGCGATGTCGGTGACCCAGCGGCTGGAGATGGTCCGCCGGATCTCCGACGAGATCGCCGGCTACGTGATCGAGCTCGGCACCGACGGACGCCTGCTCAAGCTCCAGCTGGACGAGCTGATGGCCGGCGTCGACGCCGACCGTGAGCTGGTGATCCGCGACTACCTGCCCTCCGGCCGCCGCACCAGGTCGGTCGCCGACGTCCTCGACGACCTCGACCGGCTGTCCGCGACCGAGCTGCTCGACCTGACGCTGGTCGCCCGCGGAGTCGGCTACCCGGCCACGGCCGACACCCTGGAAGGCGCCGTGAGCCCGCGCGGTTACCGGCTGCTCGCGAAGGTTCCCCGCCTGCCGGGCGCGGTCATCGACCGCCTGGTCGAGCACTTCGGCGGGCTCCAGAAGCTGCTCGGAGCGACGGTCGACGACCTCCGCGCGGTAGAGGGCGTCGGCGACGCCCGCGCCCGCTCGGTGCGCGAAGGCCTCTCCCGCCTAGCCGAGTCCTCAATCCTCGAACGCTACGTATAG
- a CDS encoding A/G-specific adenine glycosylase has product MSATPAFDTQPPEIPLATRFAALVLDWYGENARDLPWRTADATPWGVLVSEIMLQQTPVSRVLPAYEAWMARWPTPAALAADEPGEAVRAWGRLGYPRRALRLHECAVAITERHGGQLPTDLESLLALPGVGAYTARAVASFAYRQRHAVVDTNVRRVLSRVVTGVADAAPGSATRDLALAEPLVPTDAEVAARYAVAVMELGALVCTARAPRCADCPIVADCAWFRAGKPAYDGPVRRPQGYAGTDRQVRGRLLAVLRDAEGPVAQAALDVVWHDAVQRSRALDGLVTDGLVDPLPDGRYALPR; this is encoded by the coding sequence ATGTCAGCGACCCCCGCCTTCGATACCCAGCCCCCGGAGATCCCGCTCGCTACCAGGTTCGCCGCACTCGTCCTCGACTGGTACGGCGAGAACGCCCGGGACCTTCCCTGGCGCACCGCGGACGCCACTCCCTGGGGCGTCCTCGTCAGCGAAATCATGCTCCAGCAGACGCCGGTCTCCCGCGTCCTGCCCGCGTACGAAGCGTGGATGGCGCGCTGGCCGACGCCGGCGGCGCTGGCGGCGGACGAGCCGGGCGAAGCCGTCCGCGCCTGGGGGCGCCTCGGTTATCCGCGGCGTGCGCTCCGGCTGCACGAGTGCGCGGTGGCGATCACCGAGCGGCACGGCGGGCAGCTCCCGACCGACCTGGAGTCCCTGCTCGCGCTGCCAGGCGTCGGGGCGTACACGGCCCGGGCCGTCGCGTCGTTCGCGTACCGGCAGCGTCACGCGGTCGTGGACACCAACGTCCGGCGGGTGCTCAGCCGGGTCGTGACCGGGGTGGCCGACGCCGCTCCGGGGTCCGCCACCCGTGACCTCGCGTTGGCCGAGCCGCTCGTCCCCACGGACGCCGAGGTGGCCGCGCGCTACGCAGTCGCGGTGATGGAGCTCGGAGCGCTCGTCTGTACGGCTCGAGCGCCCCGCTGCGCCGACTGTCCGATCGTGGCCGACTGTGCGTGGTTCCGCGCCGGTAAGCCGGCCTACGACGGACCGGTGCGGCGTCCCCAGGGTTACGCCGGCACCGACCGGCAAGTGCGTGGGCGGTTGCTGGCCGTCCTACGGGACGCCGAGGGCCCGGTCGCCCAGGCGGCGCTGGACGTCGTCTGGCACGACGCCGTGCAGCGCAGCCGCGCCCTGGACGGCCTCGTGACCGACGGGCTCGTCGATCCGCTCCCCGACGGCCGCTACGCCCTACCCCGCTGA
- a CDS encoding ATP-dependent Clp protease ATP-binding subunit: MFERFTDRARRVVVLAQEEARMLNHNYIGTEHILLGLIHEGEGVAAKALESLGISLEGVRQQVEEIIGQGQQAPSGHIPFTPRAKKVLELSLREALQLGHNYIGTEHILLGLIREGEGVAAQVLVKLGADLNRVRQQVIQLLSGYQGKEPAGSGAPAEGTPSTSLVLDQFGRNLTQAAREQKLDPVIGREKEIERVMQVLSRRTKNNPVLIGEPGVGKTAVVEGLAQAIVKGEVPETLKDKQLYTLDLGALVAGSRYRGDFEERLKKVLKEIRTRGDIILFIDEIHTLVGAGAAEGAIDAASILKPMLARGELQTIGATTLDEYRKYVEKDAALERRFQPIQVGEPSLAHTIEILKGLRDRYEAHHRISITDGALVAAATLADRYISDRFLPDKAIDLIDEAGARMRIRRMTAPPDLREFDERIAGVRREKESAIDAQDFEKAASLRDKEKQLLGQKAQREKEWKAGDLDVVSEVDDEQIAEVLANWTGIPVFKLTEEETSRLLRMEDELHKRVVGQEQAIKAVSQAIRRTRAGLKDPKRPGGSFIFAGPSGVGKTELSKALAEFLFGDEDALIQLDMSEFHDRYTVSRLVGAPPGYVGYDEGGQLTEKVRRKPFSVVLFDEVEKAHPDVFNTLLQILEDGRLTDGQGRIVDFKNTVLILTSNLGTRDIAKAVSLGFQAGNDTTSNYERMKLKVQDELKQHFRPEFLNRIDDTIVFHQLTEEEIVQIVDLMLNRVDTALKNKDMGLELTDNAKKLLAAKGYDPVLGARPLRRTIQREIEDTLSEKILFGELSAGQIVVVDVTGLDEKDNTKGEFTFRGADKPAPLPDAVTAEIATGETAAE, encoded by the coding sequence ATGTTCGAGAGGTTTACCGACCGCGCGAGGCGTGTTGTCGTCCTGGCTCAAGAAGAAGCCCGGATGCTCAACCACAACTACATCGGCACCGAGCACATCCTGCTCGGCCTCATCCACGAGGGTGAGGGCGTCGCGGCCAAGGCGCTCGAGTCCCTGGGGATCTCGCTGGAGGGCGTTCGCCAGCAGGTCGAGGAGATCATCGGGCAGGGTCAGCAGGCGCCGAGCGGGCACATCCCGTTCACGCCACGGGCCAAGAAGGTGCTGGAGCTGTCGCTCCGCGAGGCCCTGCAGCTGGGCCACAACTACATCGGCACCGAGCACATCCTGCTCGGGCTCATCCGCGAGGGCGAGGGCGTGGCCGCCCAGGTCCTGGTGAAGCTGGGGGCTGACCTCAACCGGGTCCGCCAGCAGGTGATCCAGCTGCTCTCCGGCTACCAGGGCAAGGAGCCGGCCGGCTCCGGTGCCCCAGCCGAAGGCACGCCGTCCACCTCGCTCGTCCTCGACCAGTTCGGTCGCAACCTGACCCAGGCCGCACGCGAGCAGAAGCTCGACCCGGTCATCGGTCGGGAAAAGGAAATCGAGCGGGTCATGCAGGTGCTGTCCCGCCGCACCAAGAACAACCCGGTGCTGATCGGCGAGCCCGGCGTCGGCAAGACCGCCGTCGTCGAAGGGCTGGCGCAGGCGATCGTCAAGGGCGAGGTGCCCGAGACGCTCAAGGACAAGCAGCTCTACACGCTCGACCTCGGCGCGCTGGTCGCCGGGTCGCGCTACCGCGGTGACTTCGAAGAGCGCCTGAAGAAGGTGCTCAAGGAGATCCGCACCCGCGGCGACATCATCCTGTTCATCGACGAGATCCACACCCTGGTGGGTGCGGGTGCCGCCGAGGGCGCGATCGACGCCGCGTCGATCCTGAAGCCGATGCTGGCCCGGGGTGAGCTGCAGACGATCGGCGCCACCACGCTCGACGAGTACCGCAAGTACGTCGAGAAGGACGCCGCTCTCGAGCGTCGGTTCCAGCCGATCCAGGTCGGCGAGCCGTCGCTGGCGCACACGATCGAGATCCTCAAGGGCCTGCGTGACCGCTACGAGGCCCACCACCGGATCTCGATCACCGACGGGGCGCTGGTCGCGGCCGCGACGCTGGCCGACCGGTACATCTCCGACCGCTTCCTGCCGGACAAGGCGATCGACCTGATCGACGAGGCCGGCGCCCGGATGCGGATCCGTCGGATGACCGCTCCGCCGGACCTGCGCGAGTTCGACGAGCGCATCGCGGGCGTGCGGCGGGAGAAGGAGTCCGCGATCGACGCGCAGGACTTCGAGAAGGCCGCGTCGCTCCGCGACAAGGAGAAGCAGCTGCTGGGCCAGAAGGCGCAGCGGGAGAAGGAGTGGAAGGCCGGCGACCTCGACGTCGTGAGCGAGGTCGACGACGAGCAGATCGCCGAGGTCCTGGCGAACTGGACGGGCATCCCGGTCTTCAAGCTCACCGAGGAGGAGACCAGCCGTCTCCTGCGCATGGAGGACGAGCTGCACAAGCGGGTCGTCGGCCAGGAGCAGGCGATCAAGGCGGTCTCGCAGGCCATCCGGCGTACCCGGGCCGGCCTGAAGGACCCGAAGCGTCCCGGTGGTTCGTTCATCTTCGCCGGCCCGTCCGGTGTGGGTAAGACCGAGCTCTCGAAGGCGCTCGCCGAGTTCCTGTTCGGTGACGAGGACGCGCTGATCCAGCTCGACATGTCCGAGTTCCACGACCGGTACACCGTGTCGCGGCTCGTCGGTGCCCCTCCCGGCTACGTCGGGTACGACGAGGGCGGCCAGCTCACCGAGAAGGTGCGCCGCAAGCCGTTCTCCGTGGTGCTCTTCGACGAGGTCGAGAAGGCTCACCCGGACGTGTTCAACACGCTCCTGCAGATCCTGGAAGACGGTCGCCTGACCGACGGCCAGGGCCGGATCGTGGACTTCAAGAACACGGTGCTGATCCTGACGTCCAACCTGGGTACCCGCGACATCGCCAAGGCCGTGTCGCTCGGCTTCCAGGCCGGCAACGACACGACCAGCAACTACGAGCGGATGAAGCTCAAGGTCCAGGACGAGCTGAAGCAGCACTTCCGTCCCGAGTTCCTCAACCGGATCGACGACACGATCGTCTTCCACCAGCTCACCGAGGAAGAGATCGTTCAGATCGTCGACCTCATGCTGAACCGGGTGGACACCGCGCTGAAGAACAAGGACATGGGGCTGGAGCTCACCGACAACGCGAAGAAGTTGCTCGCGGCGAAGGGCTACGACCCGGTGCTGGGTGCTCGGCCGCTGCGTCGGACGATCCAGCGCGAGATCGAGGACACGCTGTCGGAGAAGATCCTGTTCGGCGAGCTGTCCGCCGGTCAGATCGTCGTCGTCGACGTGACCGGGCTCGACGAGAAGGACAACACCAAGGGCGAGTTCACGTTCCGCGGTGCTGACAAGCCGGCTCCGTTGCCGGATGCGGTCACCGCCGAGATCGCCACCGGCGAGACGGCCGCCGAGTAA
- a CDS encoding Lsr2 family protein — protein MAQKVQVLLVDDIDGGEAEETVSFSLDGVSYEIDLSSKNAATLRDAVAPYVGAARKSGRSAAVKQAAAARTRSSGSTATADREQNQAIREWAKKRGFKVSDRGRIPNDIVQKFHAS, from the coding sequence GTGGCGCAGAAGGTGCAGGTGCTTCTCGTCGATGACATCGACGGAGGGGAAGCAGAAGAGACGGTCTCGTTCTCGCTCGACGGCGTATCTTACGAAATCGATCTGTCGTCCAAGAACGCCGCGACCTTGCGGGATGCGGTAGCGCCTTACGTCGGCGCTGCGCGTAAGTCCGGCCGGTCCGCCGCAGTGAAGCAGGCCGCCGCTGCCCGCACCCGTTCCTCCGGCTCCACTGCGACCGCTGATCGCGAGCAGAACCAGGCCATCCGGGAATGGGCCAAGAAGCGCGGATTCAAGGTTTCCGACCGCGGTCGTATCCCTAACGACATCGTTCAGAAGTTCCACGCGAGCTGA
- the lysS gene encoding lysine--tRNA ligase: protein MPEQVRVRLEKRARMLAEGIEPYPVGFARTTTLAEIRGRYPDLGPDEHTGERVSVTGRVLFIRNTGKLCFATLREGDGTELQVMLSLAQVGAESLESWKSLVDLGDHVGIDGEVITSRRGELSILADRWVLTAKALRPLPVAHKPMGEETRIRQRYADLIVRPEARRMVEVRTETVRALRDSLNRREFLEVETPMLQTVHGGAAARPFITHFNAFDLDVYLRIAPELFLKRCVVGGIEKVYEINRNFRNEGADSTHSPEFTMLEVYEAYGNYDTMARLTRELYQEAATAVFGSTIVERFDGSEIDLSGEWETASLFTLVSEAVGEEVTPETPIETLRTYAEKHGIAVNPLWVHGKLVEELFEALCEERLAGPIFVRDYPLDTSPLTRPHRSVPGVAEKWDLYIDGVERGTAYSELVDPVIQRERLVAQSAMAAKGDVEAMQLDEDFLRALEYGMPPSGGMGMGVDRLLQVFTGRGIRETILFPFVRPV from the coding sequence CTGCCAGAGCAGGTCAGGGTCCGGCTGGAGAAGCGGGCCCGAATGCTCGCCGAGGGCATCGAGCCGTATCCGGTGGGCTTCGCGCGCACGACGACGCTGGCGGAGATCCGGGGCCGCTACCCCGACCTGGGGCCGGACGAGCACACCGGCGAGCGCGTTTCGGTGACCGGACGGGTCCTCTTCATCCGCAACACCGGCAAGCTCTGTTTCGCGACGCTGCGGGAGGGCGACGGCACCGAGCTGCAGGTGATGCTCAGCCTCGCCCAGGTCGGCGCGGAATCGCTGGAGAGCTGGAAGTCCCTGGTCGATCTCGGCGATCACGTGGGGATCGACGGTGAGGTCATCACGTCCCGGCGAGGCGAGTTGAGCATCCTCGCCGATCGTTGGGTGCTCACCGCAAAGGCTCTGCGTCCGTTGCCGGTCGCTCACAAGCCGATGGGTGAGGAAACCCGGATCCGACAGCGTTATGCGGATCTGATCGTTCGGCCGGAAGCCCGCCGGATGGTGGAAGTACGTACCGAGACGGTACGCGCGCTACGGGATTCCCTGAACCGTCGGGAGTTCCTCGAGGTCGAGACGCCGATGTTGCAGACCGTGCACGGAGGCGCGGCCGCTCGGCCGTTCATCACGCATTTCAACGCGTTCGATCTCGACGTCTACCTACGCATCGCACCAGAGCTCTTCTTGAAGCGTTGTGTGGTGGGTGGCATTGAGAAGGTTTACGAGATCAATCGAAACTTCCGTAACGAAGGGGCGGATTCCACGCACTCGCCGGAATTCACCATGCTCGAGGTGTACGAAGCCTACGGTAACTACGACACCATGGCCCGGCTGACCAGGGAGCTGTACCAGGAGGCCGCCACCGCGGTCTTCGGCTCGACGATCGTGGAGCGCTTCGACGGGTCCGAGATCGACCTGAGCGGTGAATGGGAGACCGCGTCGCTCTTTACGCTCGTCTCCGAGGCGGTCGGCGAGGAGGTCACGCCGGAGACGCCGATCGAGACCTTGCGCACGTACGCCGAGAAGCACGGTATCGCTGTGAATCCACTGTGGGTCCACGGGAAGCTGGTCGAGGAGCTGTTCGAGGCATTGTGCGAGGAGCGGCTGGCCGGGCCCATCTTCGTCCGGGACTATCCGCTCGACACCAGTCCGCTGACGCGTCCACACCGGTCGGTGCCGGGCGTCGCGGAGAAGTGGGACCTCTACATCGACGGGGTGGAGCGCGGCACCGCCTACTCCGAGCTGGTCGACCCGGTCATCCAGCGCGAACGCCTGGTCGCCCAGTCCGCCATGGCGGCCAAGGGAGACGTCGAGGCGATGCAGTTGGACGAGGACTTCCTGCGCGCCCTCGAATACGGCATGCCACCGTCCGGTGGAATGGGTATGGGCGTGGACCGTTTGCTCCAGGTGTTCACCGGTCGCGGCATCCGAGAGACGATTCTGTTCCCGTTCGTCCGACCGGTTTAA
- a CDS encoding TetR/AcrR family transcriptional regulator, with protein sequence MAEDTRQRLIDGAIETVRRNGIAGTSARTVAATAGVNQALVFYHFGSVADLLNEACRAATAADVARYRERFAAIRTMRELLALGRDLHADQRERGNVTLLAQMLAGAQGDERLASATSEAIQLWVREIEGVLRRVVTGSPIEQVVDVTGLAHAVSAAFVGMELFEAVDPNGSTAALDALDRLGILLEVADDLGPVASSALRRRIRGVTGSNTPPSRGR encoded by the coding sequence ATGGCGGAGGACACCCGGCAGCGCTTGATCGACGGGGCGATCGAGACGGTTCGCCGGAACGGCATCGCCGGTACGTCCGCGCGGACGGTGGCGGCCACCGCCGGCGTCAACCAGGCGCTGGTCTTCTACCACTTCGGCAGCGTCGCGGACCTGCTGAACGAGGCCTGCCGGGCAGCCACCGCGGCCGACGTCGCCCGGTACCGGGAGCGCTTCGCGGCGATCCGGACGATGCGGGAACTGCTCGCGCTCGGCCGCGACCTGCACGCCGATCAGCGCGAGCGGGGCAACGTCACGCTGCTGGCCCAGATGTTGGCCGGCGCGCAGGGCGACGAGCGTCTGGCGTCCGCGACCAGCGAGGCGATCCAGCTCTGGGTGCGGGAGATCGAAGGTGTGCTCCGCCGGGTGGTCACCGGATCGCCGATCGAACAGGTCGTCGACGTGACCGGATTGGCGCACGCGGTCTCGGCGGCGTTCGTCGGCATGGAGTTGTTCGAAGCCGTCGACCCGAACGGGTCCACCGCCGCGCTGGACGCGCTGGACCGGCTCGGAATACTGCTCGAGGTCGCCGACGACCTCGGCCCGGTCGCGAGTTCCGCACTGCGACGTCGGATCCGCGGCGTCACCGGATCGAATACGCCGCCCTCCCGCGGGAGATGA
- a CDS encoding methyltransferase: MTGLAVARYAVLAVPVAALVAAAYPVRGSRRTRGALLLAFLLALVGVALLDRLARWADWWSYLPVHGAFDGLPADLWLGWAVLWGPLPVAVGRLLSGHWPTMLRTPILLAAVGWIDAVTMPALTPLVRLGSGWGWGELLGLLLVALPAVVLGECTAAGRHLRLRVVLQMALFAGLVLWLVPTVVMAVGDGSWSAVLRAPRWWLSLLVQAAVLASVPGLAAVREFAERGGGTPYPWDPPSRLVTTGPYAYLANPMQVSATLLTGVLAIALESWAVAAAAVMSVVFSEAVAEKHEDDDLRRRYGPEWTAYRSRVRRWIPRRRPAGFRSATLYLDLGCVQCRELHGAFGRSDGVGLTLADAREYPGALYRVRYERDDGVVVDGVEAVALAVEHVGAGPAVLGWLARLPVIRWVVARVADGVGFGPSAEPVGRGLPSAPGHDERPEAASVNGDEWRRTPGSA; this comes from the coding sequence ATGACCGGCCTCGCGGTCGCGCGGTACGCCGTCCTCGCGGTGCCCGTCGCCGCGCTGGTCGCGGCCGCCTACCCGGTCCGCGGCTCCCGGCGCACGCGCGGCGCGCTACTGCTCGCGTTCCTCCTGGCGCTGGTCGGCGTCGCGTTGCTGGACCGCCTGGCGCGCTGGGCCGACTGGTGGTCGTACCTGCCGGTCCACGGAGCGTTCGACGGCCTGCCCGCCGACCTCTGGCTGGGTTGGGCGGTGCTCTGGGGACCGCTGCCGGTGGCGGTCGGTCGACTGCTGTCCGGTCATTGGCCGACGATGCTGCGGACGCCGATCCTGCTCGCGGCGGTCGGCTGGATCGACGCGGTGACGATGCCCGCCCTCACGCCGCTGGTCCGGCTCGGTTCCGGCTGGGGATGGGGCGAGCTGCTCGGACTGCTGCTGGTGGCGTTGCCGGCGGTCGTGCTGGGGGAGTGCACGGCGGCCGGACGCCACCTGCGTCTGCGGGTCGTTCTGCAGATGGCTCTCTTCGCCGGGTTGGTGCTCTGGTTGGTGCCGACCGTCGTGATGGCGGTGGGCGACGGATCCTGGAGTGCGGTGTTGCGTGCTCCGCGCTGGTGGCTCTCGCTCTTGGTTCAGGCGGCCGTGCTCGCTTCGGTGCCCGGTCTGGCCGCGGTGCGCGAATTCGCCGAGCGGGGCGGCGGGACGCCCTACCCGTGGGACCCACCGAGCCGGCTGGTCACCACCGGTCCGTACGCCTACCTGGCGAACCCGATGCAGGTCTCGGCCACGCTACTGACCGGCGTGCTCGCGATCGCCCTCGAGAGCTGGGCGGTGGCCGCTGCCGCGGTGATGTCGGTGGTCTTCAGCGAAGCCGTCGCCGAGAAACACGAGGACGACGACCTGCGGCGTCGGTACGGGCCGGAGTGGACGGCGTACCGCAGCCGGGTGCGGCGCTGGATCCCGCGACGGCGTCCGGCCGGGTTCCGATCCGCCACGCTCTATCTGGACCTCGGCTGCGTGCAGTGCCGCGAGCTGCACGGCGCGTTCGGCCGCTCGGACGGAGTCGGGCTGACGCTGGCGGACGCCCGGGAATATCCGGGCGCGCTGTACCGGGTGCGGTACGAACGCGACGACGGCGTAGTGGTCGATGGTGTCGAGGCGGTCGCGCTCGCCGTCGAGCACGTCGGCGCGGGGCCCGCCGTGCTCGGTTGGCTCGCGCGGCTGCCGGTGATTCGGTGGGTCGTGGCGAGGGTCGCCGACGGAGTGGGCTTCGGCCCGAGCGCGGAGCCGGTCGGCCGCGGACTACCGTCGGCGCCGGGCCACGACGAGCGGCCCGAAGCGGCCTCGGTGAACGGAGACGAATGGCGGAGGACACCCGGCAGCGCTTGA
- a CDS encoding SRPBCC family protein: MDEGEAAAPQETPRRRRGMWWRVGWTVIVAVFAILGFWITVATGREDSALLFVGLPAGLALLLALAPAPYSLHGTVFVSTTILMLLFAALLQEGAICLLMAAPLVYLAAHGVAGLVRLFDRRLGVAFALPLLAVIAIEGVIPTLRIAPVQAVTVTRHVVLTPAQVQATVAAGPRFGVARPLLLRLGYPTPDHAAGAGVDVGRRWHIGQHGGAIVTQVVANEPYRDGRRIVFRRLSDTSMTNHSLIWRTAVLRWASNPDGGSDVRLQIEFERRLDPSWYFGPMEDAFVRAGERYLLDSLGLQPA, translated from the coding sequence ATGGACGAGGGCGAAGCGGCGGCGCCGCAGGAGACACCACGTCGGCGGCGTGGAATGTGGTGGCGCGTCGGATGGACGGTGATCGTCGCGGTCTTCGCGATCCTCGGCTTCTGGATCACGGTCGCGACCGGTCGGGAGGACAGCGCGCTGCTGTTCGTGGGCCTTCCGGCAGGGCTCGCGCTCCTGCTCGCACTGGCCCCGGCGCCCTACAGCCTGCACGGCACGGTCTTCGTCTCGACGACGATCCTCATGCTGCTCTTCGCCGCCCTGCTCCAGGAAGGCGCGATCTGCCTGCTGATGGCCGCTCCGCTGGTCTACCTGGCCGCGCATGGCGTCGCCGGCCTGGTGCGGCTGTTCGACCGCCGCCTCGGGGTGGCGTTCGCTCTGCCACTACTCGCCGTCATCGCAATCGAGGGCGTGATCCCGACGCTGCGGATCGCGCCGGTCCAGGCGGTGACCGTAACCCGCCACGTCGTGCTCACACCCGCGCAGGTGCAGGCGACCGTCGCGGCCGGTCCGCGGTTCGGTGTCGCGCGCCCGTTGCTGCTCCGCCTCGGCTACCCGACGCCCGACCACGCGGCCGGCGCCGGCGTGGACGTCGGCCGCCGGTGGCACATCGGCCAGCACGGTGGCGCGATCGTCACCCAGGTCGTCGCGAACGAGCCGTACCGGGACGGTCGCCGGATCGTGTTCCGCCGACTCTCCGACACGTCGATGACGAACCACTCGCTGATCTGGCGAACGGCCGTCCTGCGGTGGGCGTCGAATCCGGACGGCGGCTCGGACGTCCGGCTGCAGATCGAGTTCGAGCGCCGACTCGACCCGTCCTGGTACTTCGGGCCGATGGAGGACGCGTTCGTCCGCGCCGGAGAGCGTTACCTCCTGGACAGCCTCGGGCTGCAACCGGCATGA
- a CDS encoding type III pantothenate kinase gives MLLTIDVGNTNIVLATFSGEKLVHSWRVRTDSRMTADELALLFRGLLESEAVQITGVSACSTVPATLRELRTMLDRYYGDIPTMIIEPGIRTGVSIVMDNPKEVGSDRIMNTLATYHLYGGPAVVVDFGTSTNFDVVGADGAFLGGALAPGIDISVDALAARAAQLRKVELVRPRSVVGKNTVEALQSGIIYGFAGQVDGIARRMVEELGGVTAVVATGGLASLVIGESREITNHEPNLTLIGLRLAFEKNA, from the coding sequence GTGCTGCTCACCATCGACGTCGGTAACACGAACATCGTGCTCGCGACGTTCTCGGGGGAGAAGCTCGTCCACTCCTGGCGAGTGCGGACCGACAGCCGGATGACCGCGGACGAGCTCGCGCTGCTGTTCCGCGGTCTGCTGGAGAGCGAGGCCGTGCAGATCACCGGCGTCTCCGCGTGCTCCACGGTGCCCGCGACGCTGCGCGAGCTGCGGACGATGCTCGATCGGTATTACGGCGACATCCCGACGATGATCATCGAGCCGGGCATTCGGACCGGGGTGTCGATCGTGATGGACAACCCGAAAGAGGTCGGCTCGGACCGGATCATGAACACGCTCGCGACGTACCACCTCTACGGTGGGCCGGCCGTCGTCGTCGACTTCGGGACGTCGACGAACTTCGACGTCGTCGGGGCGGACGGGGCGTTCCTCGGCGGCGCGCTGGCACCGGGTATCGACATCTCGGTCGACGCGTTGGCCGCGCGGGCGGCGCAGCTCCGGAAGGTGGAGCTGGTGCGACCTCGGTCGGTGGTCGGGAAGAACACGGTCGAAGCGCTGCAGTCCGGGATCATCTACGGGTTCGCCGGGCAGGTGGACGGGATTGCGCGTCGGATGGTGGAGGAACTCGGCGGGGTGACCGCCGTCGTCGCCACCGGCGGCCTCGCGTCGCTGGTGATCGGCGAGTCCCGCGAGATCACCAACCACGAGCCCAACCTGACTCTGATCGGCCTCAGATTGGCCTTCGAGAAAAACGCCTGA